Proteins encoded together in one Argiope bruennichi chromosome 1, qqArgBrue1.1, whole genome shotgun sequence window:
- the LOC129967463 gene encoding transmembrane protein 62-like encodes MSLSKITLFVLATLAVISTLVAKLQNIVHISNDVEYDDIKVEYYQDDLYPNDKRQHLMWFLQVSDLHLSIFKDLSRGSDLKKFCNETVSVIRPSVVLATGDLVDSRTADLLGSRQYVEEWRMYQQILYDSGVTVNTTWLDIRGNHDNFNVLSLDDKNDLYRKYSTQGGKHRRSYSYTLQQGTETYTFIGIDACMDPGPKRPFNFLGVLKKDEYSHVKKLLDDSRGGNMTIWFGHYPTSTIVAPNPGIRELMKGTGPYLCGHLHTLGGMVPEMYTLQSTGALELELADWKDRRKYRICAVDHGIFSFFDNHIEDWPLILVTNPKDAMMLMPAIEPLYRVMKSTHIRVLIFSPYPIALAKVKINDDAWIELKLSEAPLYVAKWEPLKYMEGLYTMTVYAKDTSGKERIINHQFSLDNSRPTFPLTARLALMGHISVGQAIFGVSLLITLLPLCIMKIYLCFGKGEGIKLKSERGFCRRMIFKFSLLANVDILFWPVVIGALYVAVGPWFVGYIIDDHIGVCFVWGIFLGGTFLPGGLQYFAGTLYLVTFYIPFILCLSNCLYLQYKSIRDGRPKPCSLYFYVCRHFLMLFFILWQSLWAVVYFFSYGTLAFFLGFTHTWSVVMALILWRIVIILPESKINSIGRPRQVVGTPLLPSNQANKRLSPPTEEIISPS; translated from the exons ATGTCTTTATCAAAAATCACACTTTTTGTATTAGCAACTCTAGCTGTGATATCTACGCTGGTCGCGAAGTTACAGAATATTGTTCATATTAGTAATGATGTTGAGTATGATGATATTAAAGTGGAATATTACCAAGATGACTTGTATCCAAATGATAAACGACAACATTTAATGTGGTTTTTGcaa gtTTCAGATTtgcatttgagtatatttaaagATCTGTCTCGTGGTTCTGActtgaaaaaattttgcaatgaaacTGTTTCTGTTATTCGACCTTCTGTTGTCCTTGCTAcag ggGATCTAGTTGATTCAAGAACTGCTGATCTGTTGGGATCTAGGCAGTATGTTGAAGAATGGCGTATGTACCAGCAGATTTTATATGATTCAGGTGTTACTGTCAATACAACATGGTTAGATATTAGAGGCAATCATG ataatttcaatgttttatcactggatgataaaaatgatttatatag aaaataTTCTACTCAAGGTGGAAAACACAGACGTTCATACAGCTATACATTGCAACAAGGCACTGAAACTTATACTTTTATTGGTATTGATGCCTGTATGGATCCTGGGCCAAAACGACCTTTTAATTTTCTGGGAGTCTTAAagaag GATGAATACTCACATGTAAAGAAACTTCTAGATGATTCTAGAGGTGGCAATATGACTATTTGGTTTGGACATTATCCAACTTCAACTATAGTTGCTCCTAATCCTGGTATAAGAGAGCTTATGaa AGGAACTGGTCCATATCTTTGTGGTCACCTACATACTTTGGGAGGGATGGTACCTGAAATGTATACTTTACAGTCAACTGGAGCTTTAGAACTGGAATTGGCTGATTGGAAAGATAGACGGAA atATCGTATTTGTGCTGTGGATCATgggatattttccttttttgataaCCATATCGAAGATTGGCCACTGATTCTTGTGACTAATCCAAAAGATGCTATGATGCTGATGCCAGCTATTGAACCTTTATATCGAGTAATGAAATCTACCCACATCAG GGTTCTTATATTTTCTCCATATCCTATCGCATTAGCTAAGGTGAAAATAAATGATGATGCTTGGATTGAACTTAAACTCAGTGAAGCACCTTTATATGTTGCCAAGTGGGAGCCACTAAAGTATATGGAAGGACTGTACACAATGACTGTTTATgccaaa GATACTAGTGGAAAAGAGAGAATTATAAATCATCAGTTTTCTTTGGATAATTCAAGACCCACATTTCCTCTTACTGCTAGGTTAGCACTAATGGGACACATATCAGTG GGCCAGGCAATTTTTGGAGTTTCTTTGCTAATAACATTGCTGCCTTTATGCATcatgaaaatttatctttgttttggaAAAG GCGAAGGAATTAAACTTAAATCTGAGCGAGGCTTTTGCCGAAGGAtgattttcaaattcagtttgCTTGCAAACGTGGACATACTCTTTTGGCCTGTTGTCATAGGAGCCTTATATGTTGCAGTAG gTCCATGGTTTGTTGGATACATAATTGATGATCACATTGGAGTGTGCTTCGTGTGGGGTATTTTCTTAGGTGGAACATTTCTACCAGGTGGATTACAATATTTTGCTGGAACTTTATAT cttGTTACATTTTATATCCCTTTTATTCTGTGCCTTTCAAATTGTCTTTACCTGCAGTACAAAAGCATCAGAGATGGGCGACCCAAACCCTGCAGCCTATATTTCTATGTATGTCGTCATTTTCTTATGCTTTTTTTCATTCTGTGGCAGTCCCTATGGGCTGtcgtttattttttctcttatggTACGCTGGCTTTCTTTTTGGGTTTCACGCACACCTGGTCTGTGGTCATGGCCTTGATCTTATGGAGAATTGTTATCATACTTCCTGAATCTAAAATAAACAGCATTGGACGACCTAGACAAGTTGTTGGAACACCTCTTCTGCCAAGTAATCAAGCTAATAAACGCCTTTCACCTCCAACGGAGGAAATCATAAGCCCTAGCTGA